The Setaria italica strain Yugu1 chromosome VIII, Setaria_italica_v2.0, whole genome shotgun sequence genome includes the window ATGTTAACCAGGCGAACCGTAGGTCAGCCTCTGGAACCCACCATGGTTTTCTTCTCCTCTGTCGACAAGCTCTCATCCTTGATCATTGCCTTCTTGGCAAGCTCGTAGCCTGCAAAGTTCATTGCTCCCAGAGGAGCAATCCAGAAGAAGCGGGGGATCGCACCCTTGAAGAGCCCAAGGGGGCCCTCATTTCCAAGGATGGACAACACTATCGTCTGCATGGACACCGGCGTGCCTGGAGGGGCAGTCATCATCCGTGTTTTCATAACGTCAAAGGGAGTGGTCACAACTGCTGCAAGTCCTCCAGACAATGCTCCAACTGCTACAATTTCCCATGGTTCCAACTCTCTCTTCGCAACATGCTGTGCTGCCTACAAAACAAAGGCCATCATCATTACATGTGCAGGTCATGAAAAGTAAAACTTTTCCTAACAGATGTAATGTAATTACCATTTTGAAATTATCACAACCAAATGCATGCTAGTGGCACTGACCAACATAATGAACTGAGTAATTACTAGAAGAATCAAAAGTTCTACTGCCTAACTCTGGTCCATTTGGTATCAACTCTAATGCATTAAAACAAACAACTAACTCTAGTCATTCAGATGTTTACCATTCGTGCAAGAAAATCCCATTAAGATGTTTTTTCAGAGTCAGAGGCATGCATTTTTCAAATCAGCGGAACTGGCAATAAGCTTAAAACAGCCAAAGGCTGAATGTACAATTTTTAAGTCAATAATAAGGTCGAGAAATGCCACTTTGAAGGTCTGGTGAAAATACCGAATCATTTTAATTAAATTCAGGATACCTTTTTAGCTTCTGCATAGAGGCACATTCCAGCAACATAGAAAGGAACCTCACGACAAAGAGTGGCCCCAGTGCCACGAAAAAAACCCTTTAGGCCATCTTGTTGCACGGTGCCAATAATTGCCTCCCCTACATTGTTAAAGATTCCAGCCTGCAAACGCTGCTTGAGAACCTCACAAGGGATACGGACTGCAGTTCCCAGGACTGTGCTGCAGAATGAAGCCATTGATTGCACCTATGGAAGAAAACGCAGATCATCAAGGAATTTCACTCAGCACAACAATTATTACAGATTTTAGTTTTTGCCTCGATCCTGGTTCAGATGCCATGCAATAGGTTTGTACAGGCGAACTAACTTCCATTTGGACTAACTTCCATTTTAAGCTATGCAACCTTTTCTACTATTAATAAAAATAAGTTACTCTGAACTTTACAAGAATAGGTATTTCACTAGATGAGCTTAAATTGTTCAAATCGCCATACATGCATGCTGTAATTGAGAGTTTAACAAGGGCCATATAAGCAAGTTATGTTACCACTAAGAAGTTTTAAAAAGTTATATCATGAGATTTATAggttctcctgcgtgttcgagaaaaaaagttATATCATGAGATTTATATCATAAGTTTTCCTacatgttcgagaaaaaaagagaTTTATAGGTGAGCTCAGGCCTTCACGTACGGCAACAAGTCCCTTTATAGTTTATTGTAGAGAAGGCAGAATTTGCTCTAGGTGGTACTGGAGTAGTAAAATATACCTGAATCTCTGGAAGTGTTGGAGCAACATTAATTAATACAAGCTTGCTTGCTTCGAAGATTCCTGTCCTCAAACCATGGCTGTAAAATGACATGGTGTGAATCCTACAGCCTACGAAAGATTTTGCATATAAAACAATGAAATTGTGCAGACCTTGAAAACTGGCCAAGAATTGCTGGGATAGAACCTCGGTACAGTCCTCGAAGCCCAATTTGTGGTAGCTGTGAGATTAGCTCTGGAAATGAGAGCGTAGATGCTTGGACACGTGTCTGGTACAACATAAAAGATAATGCAAATGAATTTTGGATATCTTGGTCGGCAGACAGAACTTGTGTCCTCCTATACTAATCCACAAGATCAATACATTCTAACAGAGAATGCATTGGCATATATATCAATTCGTGATGAGCAATCATAGTCACAATAAAGAGCTCAAAATGGGATGCTACACACAGAAAGCTCCTAACTGAACATCCTGCGTTTTATTGAACAACTTGTTTGAATGAAAACGATATAAGGAAGCATGCTGATGTACCTTCATTGAATCAATAGGATGCAGCAGAGAGGTAGAGAGAGCGCTAGCAAGGCCTCCAGCTAAAGCAGACTTCAAAACGCTTCCCGTGGATATTTCTACAGGTGGGGGAACAGCGACAACAGTAGCAGCTTCAAACCAAATGTTCCTGAATGCATTTTTAAGTGAAGAGAAAGTAAGATGGCAAATCGAGCACAATATACTGCTGACAGATAGTAAGAATTGGTGATTATTTCCAATTGCACGGTCACTATTCACTAAAGCCAATGAAGACGTAAGTTTCTTCTAACAGGATGCGACAGGCATACCGAGGATCGTCCTCAAGGCGTTCTGAAGGAAGTAGAAGCATGAAGTTGCGGAAATGCCCATATGAGATTGATCCTTCTGAATCTGCATTAAGATAACGTAGCATGGCAGCAGCGTTATCTTCATTGGCAGGAAGGCCTGCACTTTTCAAGGAAGTCAAAATTTGATTCTTGTGAAGTGTTCCAGACTTGCTCAAACACAACGTGGTATATGCTCGGAGAATGGTTGGCTCCTTCTGTTCCATCAATGATAGAAATTGCTTCCAGCCAATCGATTTTGAAAAAAAGTTGCTTCTGGTACGCCGCAAGAAGTCCCGAGCATACCTTCTAGGTAACCGTCTCTTCCTCATTGCAATTTCGAGATCTTCTAGAGTGACTTGGCCATCACCATCTCTGTCCAACTCTTCAAAGAATCGCtttcctgcagcagcagcagcagcatacaTCAATTACAATTATCACCCCATGATCCAACTAACACATAAAAGCAACATTTTCATAAGCACTGTTCCAGTATACTATTTGTAGAGGATGCACAATGCTGATGCACCAATTAGAACCCCAGTTTGAAAGTTGTATGTAATGTTGTAGAACCCCAGTTCTTGCATAGGCTAAGGAAAATGTCTGGTAGGCATACATTTTCTCGATAAAGTGGTATATCAGAACAGAGATCTTATACTGTAAATTGCAAACATAAATTGAATATCCTGAATCTGCATGCTTGAAGGAGCCCAGTGATTAAAGTGTGTAAAAcataataacttcgacatcaaaACTGGCATTTCAGCATTCTACATTGTGGACTGATGGCCGTTGTTGATTGGTGCCATATGGCAAACCCAATGCAGTATTGACCATTGCAGATCATGAGCCTATATACTGAAAGAATTATGGTATGGAGGACACCTCCCTGTTGAAAAATGAAGAATGATATTACCTTCAATTTTTGCATATCTGAAGAAGTCCTGCACAGAGAAAAGTTTCTTCTTGTCTGGGTGTCCATCCGGTGATATCGATGATCTGCTGACCAGCTGCGGGACCAACTCGATGAGCTCTGTCAGCGAAACTGCAGATAGTGTTGAGCGCAGCCGCTCCACATTGGACAATGGGATGTTAAGCAGCCGTGCAGGTAATTTCTGTGCTGACTGTGGTGAACCACTAGCATTGTCCACCCCCTCACTGTCCCCGATTCCAGCACTACCCTCCTCCTGGTCGCTGACCGGTGCTGGGGCAGGGACCGCACCCATGATGACTGCCGGGGGAGGCGGTGCCCCAACCTTTGCGAAGCCCAAGTTGGAAAGGAAGCCGTCGAAATCTGCCCTCTTTCCATCGATTACCTTCCTGAGAAGCTGGAATTGATTCGACTGTCTGGTAGCGATACCAAATTCGGCGCCTTTGTGCTTGCAGGCATCGAAGGCGTCGAACGCAATGCAGAGGAGGagctccagctgctgctgcgggcCGGCTGCAGCGCTCCGCTCCCGGTCCCTGAGCGGCCGCGAGTGTTTGCCTCCCCGGCGCTTAGGCTTGGCATCGTCACCGCGGAAGCATCTGGCGAGTGACCtgaggggcttgtggaggaagtTGGTGACGACgacgtggaggtggaggaggcagtCGGGATTGGGATTGGGGCTCCTGGAATTGGATCCAGGGATGTGGATGGTGGGAAGGTGAAGGTCGGCGAtggcgccgcgggcggcggcgagtaAGGCCTCCAAGGGGCGGTCGGACGACATATGCATCAGGGACACAGGCACTACTAGTACTAGGTGGTGCTTCCGGTGCGGTGGCGGTGGgttccggcgacggcgagcggcgggaaAGCCATAGCAGCAAGTTGAGCGAGGCCTCACTCCCTCGGAGTGGGTTGCTTCTTCTGGCGCCAGAGAAGAGAGCAGTGGGGGGGTGGAAGCTTACagcgagcggcgggcggtggcggaagAAGCCGGCGGTAACGAGGAGGGCGGGCGAGGCGAGCAGACCGCAGACGGGAGGTGGAGAAGCGGCGACCCGCGACCatgagaaaacaaaacaaactgcACGATTTATTTCTCAGAGAAATGAAATGAATTATTATGATTTTTTCAGATGTGGCCTATCTTTTTTGGCTGTTCCGAATGATCGAGACGATTTGTTTTCTGTTCTCctggaaaaaaattattttaaaataactCTTCCCACGTATCTTTTTAAGTATTTTTGAAATATGGGCCATTGGTGGTAAAAAGGTTCAAATTCACAGCATAAAtattttcaaaaattaattTGAATTAGACACGCGGCACATGGCACATATGGTAGTATGCATTGGTATATCCGAGGGACTGGATCAACTCTTCACGTATGCTTGAGAGTTTAGTCCCACCTTATCAATATAAACACCGTACCAGCATAACTTGAATTTGATCAGATATATATGTATTTTTCATAACTAGTACTAACAAGATTTGTTAGCTGGGCCCACCTTGATGAAAAGAAATGGACCCACATCAAGGAAATGGATAGGCATGACAACCAGATCATTACGTGTCCTTTTTTCTAAATAATGAGTAGAAACCTGGCGCAGCTTTGCCGCTCCTCCATGTTATAAAAACttttatatttgtttattgAAAATAATTCAAATTATTATTCTCAAGTATAGCTAAAATTTAGGTAACCTCCTAAACTATTTTTGTTCAATTTACTATTTAGACTATGCAATTTAGTTCAATTTACCTGCTAacataatttatcttttttttctccgtACACAAATTAGATTTCAATTTAAAGTTTTGCAAGATGGCAGTGGATATCACAATTTATgtcaaaaaatatattatgaattCTTCATCATTATTTCCCATATAATTTTGCATCCCAAGAATTAATTTATATTAAATGTCATTCCCTattaaaataatgataaaaaatatatGATGAATTTTTTTAACATGCGTTATGAGTTATGATATCTGATATTATCTCGCTAAATTTTAACTTAAgactccacttgtgcatggaAACAAAAATATAAATGGGTTAGGGGTTAAATTGAACCAATTGGTATAATTTAGGGGCAAAACGAACCAAGAAAAATTTTACAGGGTTCTTCGTACTTTTACTTATATTcgaagggagtaatttggacttttttctTGTTTATTTAACATAATTGAATGTAAACGTTTAAGCCTAAGCACTATGAATTTATTGATTTATCTTTAGCCGTAGAGCACATAGTGAGAGCACTCTGGGAGTTTTACGAAAAACATATCTTATAAAATTTACCAGTATTTGACTCCTGATCTGCAATGACACACGTTTTACTTGTTGTGTGTTGGCAGGAATCCTTTTTCTTGTATCGAGAGATGTGCTCAAGCGGTTAATTTTTTATTGCCGAGTTGTTTACCGCCGTctcctgtttgtatacgcttttcctagccacgcttggattataatctaagcgaagattttctcgcttctcacttttcgcttctcgtagttcaaatcgttgaagcggcttaccacataagcgagaatcggtggaaataagcaaagcgtttggcgggattctcgcttatttccaccgataagccgcttataagcggatacaaacgggaCCCTAGTCTCTCGACATTTCCCCTTTGCTCTCCATCACGTCTGGCAGCCTTTTTGGTGTGAGAGGTGACGGAGAGCTCGGGATCTGGTGTCCTGCTTTCTAGTTTGCCTTCCTACTTTGTGTACTCGGTGCTGGATTTTGGGGCTTTTGTCTAGTCCGGTGACAATGCACTTTTCCACATACGTGTGGACCATTAGAACATCAAATTgagtaaaaaaacaaaacagattTCAAAAGGAACATCAAATTCGAACAAAATTTATACGAGACTTGCACGGCCAATCTGCTGCTTCCTTCCATACAACCTTTTATTCCGACAAAACCGGTAGTACGTACATTCATGGTACATATATGCGCAAGATGGAATTAACAGCCCCCCTAATCCTAGTCTACACTAATCACATGGACCATACTCTACTCTATAGTAACAATAATTCATAGTACGTATTTGGTAACTTTACGTGGACACAATCACACTAGGGTGCAAAAGAATGCAAATATCTCAATGACTGGTTGGCGCAAGCATGGACTGCTGCTGTGCTGATGGCCTAGACAAAATCGAAGCGCATGAGGAGCCTGACCGACTTGAACCTGACGCCCTTGCGATCGTGCAGGGGCACAGCACGAATGCCCTGCTTCAGCTCCCACACCGGCAGCACCGTCTGCCCTCCGAAGTCGTGCTTCTCCGACATGTCGTACTCCTGCACCTCTATCCTCAGCAGGGCAAGCTCTGGCACCGTCAGCGGGAACGTGAACTCCTCGTCCCACACCGGCACCCACTGGTCCTCCAGGACCCGTGTTTTCTTCATCACACTATCCGCCTTCACTCCAGCGATCCCTACCTGTTTATATCAGAGACCATACAGACTATATTGGGCCTTCTTAGCTACAACTTCCATGCGCCAAAATGAGTATAGAAATCTTTACCCTGGTATAGAAATCCGGAGGCGAGAAGGCGTCGAAATGAGTTTTACTGAAATCCATGCGCCACCCATCGCCCATGTATACTTTTACCTGCTTGGACATCATCACAGAAAATTTAGCTGCTAGGGTGGGCTATCTTCACTGAGATTTTGAGCAACCAGTGGTCAGAGAATTGCAGGCATATCACCTACCTTGAGAGTTTTCTTCACTGGCAAACTCGCCTTGGGGTCAAATACTTCACCATTTGGACCTGTTGTTAGCAAGAAGTCAGGTTTTTTAACATACCCGCAACCCCCATTAGCTCTGAAAAATCCTTGCATTAACCGCAGTGCTTTGTCATGCCCCTGAAAAACGAAAGCCCAACAGATTATGCCTTTCTTCACGGAGCTTCAGCATTTTACAACTCATAGCTGCATGCAACAGCTTAATATATACTATGCAAGTATAAATCATGACGAAAGTGGAAAATGGATCCCACCTGCATGTTGAATGCAACCATCTGAGCACCATGAGCCCAGGCATTCATTGGATCATAGTTAGAAGAATTAACCCTTGTGCCCTTCGGATACACTCGGAGTATATTCTTCTGGGTGAACCTGAATACAATTTCAATGCTTCATCAACTATGTGTATAGCAAGTTAGCAACCAACTTGAAGAGATGCAATCTTATAATTGGTTAGTGTTACTAGTTTGTGTTGGTTATCTTTTGTAGGGGCTAGGGGAATTCAATCTTTTACTG containing:
- the LOC101784131 gene encoding LOW QUALITY PROTEIN: uncharacterized protein LOC101784131 (The sequence of the model RefSeq protein was modified relative to this genomic sequence to represent the inferred CDS: inserted 2 bases in 1 codon), giving the protein MGSYAYKYCMCFTRKFRSPDAQPPPDVRAAHLSYCCSSDGHGLRRFLSQVQGESPPDVDRILATLAPTSAAHGIARLVTRSPAPAPPTLDDFFGFLFSPDLNPPINNQVHQDMSAPLPHYFIFTGHNSYLTGNQLNSDSSDIPIIKSLQRGVRVIELDMWPNASKNNVDILHGGTLTAPVEMIRCLKSIKEYAFCASNYPLVITLEDHLTADLQAKVAEMLTETFGDLLFIPSSDPMKEFPSPEALMKRIIISTKPPQEYKEFLKVKDNQNVSGNIADLPDQGSLRRIDSNADESDGKDELDDQDEEDSDEDDPKFQHDTACEYRKLITIQAGKPKGHLRDALRVDPDKVRRLSLSETQLAKATTSHGAEVIRFTQKNILRVYPKGTRVNSSNYDPMNAWAHGAQMVAFNMQGHDKALRLMQGFFRANGGCGYVKKPDFLLTTGPNGEVFDPKASLPVKKTLKVKVYMGDGWRMDFSKTHFDAFSPPDFYTRVGIAGVKADSVMKKTRVLEDQWVPVWDEEFTFPLTVPELALLRIEVQEYDMSEKHDFGGQTVLPVWELKQGIRAVPLHDRKGGPGAERCSRPAAAAGAPPLHCVRRLRXACKHKGAEFGIATRQSNQFQLLRKVIDGKRADFDGFLSNLGFAKVGAPPPPAVIMGAVPAPAPVSDQEEGSAGIGDSEGVDNASGSPQSAQKLPARLLNIPLSNVERLRSTLSAVSLTELIELVPQLVSRSSISPDGHPDKKKLFSVQDFFRYAKIEGKRFFEELDRDGDGQVTLEDLEIAMRKRRLPRRYARDFLRRTRSNFFSKSIGWKQFLSLMEQKEPTILRAYTTLCLSKSGTLHKNQILTSLKSAGLPANEDNAAAMLRYLNADSEGSISYGHFRNFMLLLPSERLEDDPRNIWFEAATVVAVPPPVEISTGSVLKSALAGGLASALSTSLLHPIDSMKTRVQASTLSFPELISQLPQIGLRGLYRGSIPAILGQFSSHGLRTGIFEASKLVLINVAPTLPEIQVQSMASFCSTVLGTAVRIPCEVLKQRLQAGIFNNVGEAIIGTVQQDGLKGFFRGTGATLCREVPFYVAGMCLYAEAKKAAQHVAKRELEPWEIVAVGALSGGLAAVVTTPFDVMKTRMMTAPPGTPVSMQTIVLSILGNEGPLGLFKGAIPRFFWIAPLGAMNFAGYELAKKAMIKDESLSTEEKKTMVGSRG